A segment of the uncultured Desulfobulbus sp. genome:
AGATACTTCTGGGCCCGAACCATATCACGGATGGTCACCATGGGAAAATCCAGGCCGTAAAATTCACCGGTCTCCGGGTTAATCGAAGCGGGGCCAGTGGACCCGCAACAGCTGCCAAGGATATTGGAACAGATCACAAAGTATCTGTTGGTATCAATGGGCTTTCCGGGCCCTACCATATGATCCCACCAGCCAGGACGCTCGTCGCTCTCCTGAAAACGACCTGCCACATGGGAATCGCCGGAAAAGGCATGGAGCACCAGGACGGCATTGGTGCCCTCAGCATTGAGCTCACCAATGGTCTCGTAGGCAAGCGTCACCGGTCCCAGTCTGGTTCCGCTCTCCAGCAGCAGGCCATCGGGGGGCTCGGCAAAGGTAAAAAATTTTCGTTCGACCAGTAAAGATCCGTTCTGGTCTTGAGGAGTACGGCTCATGCGTTCCTTGATCTAGCGTTTCGCAGGCGAGTAAAATTATCCCACACTGTAGCACAGAGCAAACCGCCCCGCGCTCATAAACTTATCGCTCACCTATAAGCATAGCCAGGAGGAGGCGCCATAATTAATTTACTGAATCCGTGACAACGGGTGGCCACTGAACAATACATCTCCTTGATGAGATTAAGCTTATTCAACACATTCATGTATCGTTCAACGCAGCGCCCGTTCCATGCGGTGCAGCGCTTCTTCCAGGCGTGAGCGCGGACAGCCAAAATTCAGCCGGACAAATCCAGGCAGATCAAAACCGCTCCCTCCGGATAGCCCCACGCCCGCCTGCTCAAAGAACTGTTGCGTTTTTTCTATCCCCCGCTCGCGCAGATCAATCCAGGCCAGGTAGGTCGCCTCAACCGGACTCATGGAGAGCCCTGGAAGGGCATCAATGGATTGCATAAGAAGGTCACGGTTACCGCGAAGATAAGTAATCAGCGCCTGACGCCAGGGCTCACCATGGCGGTAGGCGGCCTCGGCTGCCGCATATCCCAGGCAATTTACATGGGGAACAATCCCCTCAATGGCCCGGTGGAGACGCTGGCGCAGCTTTGGATCAGGAATAACGGCGTACGAACATCCCAATCCTGGAATATTGTAGGTTTTGCTGGGTGCCTGCAGGGTAATGGTGCGACGGCTGATCTCTGGATCAAGCATGGCCAGCGGCAGGTGATATTTGTCCGTATCCAGCACCAGGTCGGCATGAATCTCATCGCTGCAGATGCTGAGATCGTGTTTGCAGGCAAGCCCGGCAAGGGCAAGCAACTCTTCCCGACTCCAGACTCTGCCCACCGGATTATGGGGGCTGCAAAGCAACAGTAGCTTGGTCCGGGGAGTAATGGCTGCAGCAAGCGCCTCCAGGTCCATGGTCCAGCGCGTTCCCTCTTGAGCCAGCGGTACCCGCACGGTCTGCTGCCCCATGGATGCGGGCGCACTCATAAAGGGCGGGTAGATGGGGGTAAAGGTGATAACCTCCTCCCCAGGCTCTGCCACCGCCCGACAGACCGCGCTCAACCCGGTAACCAATCCAGGCAACCAGACCAGCCACTCGGGCTCCACCTGCCAGCTGTACTGGTGCTGCATGTGGGCCAAAACCGCTTCCACCAGAGATTCCGGTGCCAGGGTATAGCCAAAGACCCCGTGATCGATTCGCTGCTGCAGCGCTGCTATGACATCCGGCGGAGAAGCGAAATCCATATCCGCCACCCACATGGGGAGAATATCTTGATTTTTATAATGATCCCACTTGAGGCTGCTGGAGCCTTCGCGGTCGATAACGGTATCAAAATCAAACTGAAGCGATACTGGCATGCTTGAGCTCCGGGGGAGTACAATACGAAAGATGAAAAAACAATCCCTGCTTACCGGAATTTTCATTGACGGTAAGCAGGGATTGATACAAAAAATTCTGAACGAATTACAGCTCTCAGTCGCGGGTCAACTGACGGTAGCGGATGCGGTGGGGCTGTTCGGCATCTGCGCCTTTGCGTTTTTTATAATCCTGCTCATAATCGGAGTAGTTGCCTTCAAACCAGACCACCTCAGAGTTGCCCTCAAAGGCCATGATATGGGTGGCGATGCGGTCCAAGAACCAACGATCATGGCTGATGACCACCGCGCAACCTGCAAAATTTTCCAGCGCCTCTTCCAGAGCCCGCATGGTGTTGACGTCCAGGTCATTGGTGGGCTCATCCAGAAGCAGCACGTTGCCGCCCTCTTTGAGCATCTTGGCCAGGTGCACCCGGTTGCGCTGCCCACCGGAGATCTCGCCCACTTTCTGCTGCTGGTCAGAGCCGGTGAAGTTGAACTTGGCCACATAGGCACGGGCGTTCACCTCGCGGGTGCCGAGCCAGATGTTCTCCTGCCCCTCAGAAATCACCTCAAAGATGGTCTTTTGTGGGTCAAGGGCATCACGGGACTGGTCCACATAGGCCAGTTTCACCGTCTCTCCCACACGAATGGTTCCGGCATCGGGCTCTTCCTGCCCGGTCACCATTTTAAACAGGGTAGTTTTACCCGCACCGTTGGGGCCGACGATACCGACAATGCCACCCGGCGGCAGAGAGAAGTCCAGCTTATCCACCAGGAGCTTCCCTTCAAAGGCCTTGGAGAGGCCTTTGGCTTCGATCACCAGTTTTCCCAGGCGCGGTCCCGGCGGAATGTAGATCTCCATATCGCCGGCTGCTTTATCAGCCTGCTGGTTGAGCAGGTTCTCATAGGCGGTGATACGGGCCTTAGATTTAGAGCGCCGTCCCTTGGGACTCATGCGAATCCATTCTAGCTCCCGGGAGAGGGTCCGCTGACGATCGCTCTCTTTTTTCTCCTCCTGGGCCAGTCGCTTCTGCTTCTGCTCCAGCCAGGAAGAATAGTTGCCTTTCCAGGGGATACCGTGGCCGCGATCCAGCTCCAGAATCCAGCCGGCGACATTATCCAGGAAGTAACGATCATGAGTCACGGCGATAACCGTGCCCGCATATTGCTGGAGATGCTGCTCCAACCAGGCGACCGATTCCGCATCCAGATGGTTGGTGGGCTCATCCAAAAGGAGAATATCCGGGTTCTTTAAAAGAATACGACAGAGTGCCACCCGACGTTTCTCACCACCGGAGAGCACGCCGCATTTACTGTCCGCCGATGGGCAGCGCAGGGCATCCATGGCCATTTCCAGCCGGGAATCCAGGTTCCAGGCATCCATGGCGTCGAGTTTATCCTGGACAGTACCCTGACGCTCGATCAGCTCCTGCATGGCGTCATCGTCCATGGGTTCAGCAAATTTCTCGTTGATCTGGTTAAACTCATTGATCAGATCAACCGTTGCCTGGGCCCCCTCTTCCACCACCTCGCGCACGGTTTTCTCGGGATCGAGCATCGGCTCCTGGGGGAGGTAATCAATGGTGAACCCTTCGGAAAGAATGGTCTTGCCCTCATATTCCTTGTCAATCCCGGCAAGGATTTTGAGCAAGGTACTCTTTCCTGAACCGTTGAGACCGAGGACACCAATTTTGGCCCCGTAAAAATAGGAGAGGGAGATATCCTTGAGAATCTGCTTCTGATTATATTTTTTACTCACCTTAATCATCGAATAGATGATCTTGTTTGCTTCACTGGCCATAGTGTTGTTGTCCTTAGTTCTATGAGCTTGGGCAGGTTGGCCCGAGGTTTAGGTGTTCGGTTCTCTTACACGACTCCGGAATGGTGTCAGTTTGGGGGTTGAGCTGAAATCCGTCTTCACGGTGTATTGCTCAACAACAAAACTGACCGACCGATGCATACTCACGGATTCAGTGTCTATATACACAAAAATACATTTTCGTCAAAGAGAGTCGTCCTGTAATTGTGGCGCTCGCCCTCGCCTTTGCGCAGGAGATTGCGGTTGCTTCTAGGTTTCTGACATAAATCGAGGTATTGTCTTCTCTGCACAACAAATCAGCCGAAAAGTACCCAGACCTTTCGCTAGCACTCTTATCCTTTTAACAGCTCCTCATAATTTTGGTGGCTCAATCAAATTCCCATGCGCATCACTCTTTCTTCCTGGTTTCTCGCCATTCGCCCCAAGACACTACCGGCGGCCATCTGTCCAGTTCTCGTTGGCAGCGCGCTGGCATGGCAGGCTGGCAGCTTTCGTCCATTACCGGCCACTCTCTGCCTGCTTTTTGCGCTGCTCATCCAGATCGGAACCAATTTCGCTAATGATTACTATGATTTTATCAAAGGTGCCGATACTGAAGAGCGTCAAGGACCAAAACGAATGACCGCCTCCGGAATGATACCGCTTGCGAACATGCGACGCGTGACTGCAGCAATTTTTACATTTGCCTTTCTGGTAGGTCTGGCCCTCATCCCCTATGGGGGCTGGTTGCTGCTGATCGTCGGTGTACTCTCCATCCTCATGGGGTATGGGTACACTTCGGGCCCTTTCCCTTTAGCCTACCTGGGATTGGGAGAGATCTTTGTCATGATCTTTTTCGGCTGGATTGCAGTGAGCTGTACCTTCCTGGTTCAGGCCGGTCCCTGTACCGCCTCGGTGCTGTTTGCCGGGACTGCAGTCGGAGCCTTGAGCACCAACCTGCTGGTGATCAACAACCACCGGGACATTGAAACAGACATCAAAGCCGATAAACGAACCCTGGCAGTTCGTTTTGGTCGAAACTTCTCCGCCTTCGAATACCGAATGTGGTTCGCCCTCGCTCACCTTTGTTGCCTCGGTATGGCGGTAAACCTCAACTCCTTCTGGCTGCTTCTCCCTTTCGTTGCAGCCCCACTTGGCTTCAAGCTCTGCATAATGATTGGCACACCCCAAACAGGTCCGATGTATATTCAAATGCTTGGGCAAACATCAGTGGTGATGGTGCTGTTCTGCCTGCTGCTGGGGGGCGGGTTGCTCTTGAGCTGAATTCCCATCCGGAGGAAGGTGCTCAGCACGTAAAACTGAAACAGGTAGTGCAACGAGTGAAAAAGATTATCAGATTTCATGCAACTTCCGGTATATTGCATATAAGCAGACAGGCATGTTTCTGCTGGCACAATACGTTACTCTTGCCTTTTACCTTGTCAGCCTCCCAATGGTCCCTCTAAAAAATCGGAAAAAATCATGAAATTCAGGTATGTTGCACAGATATTCTGGGGAACATTCTTTGTTGTAACACTGACAAATCACAGTTCTTTTGCTGCACCGGACAATGATAATTTTTCGGAATCCATTCCCCTGACCGGTTCAAGTGGCCAGACAACCGGGAACAATATTAACGCGACTTTTGAGACAGGAGAGCCTGATCACGCCGAGACTGATGGCGGCGCTTCAGTGTGGTGGACCTGGACGGCCCCTACGGATGGCACAGTCGCCTTTACAACATTCGGCAGTGAATTTGATACCATTCTGGCCTCCTACACAGGGAACCAGATAACAGAACTCACGCCAATTGCTGCGAACGACGATTCTTCGGATATTC
Coding sequences within it:
- a CDS encoding PatB family C-S lyase: MPVSLQFDFDTVIDREGSSSLKWDHYKNQDILPMWVADMDFASPPDVIAALQQRIDHGVFGYTLAPESLVEAVLAHMQHQYSWQVEPEWLVWLPGLVTGLSAVCRAVAEPGEEVITFTPIYPPFMSAPASMGQQTVRVPLAQEGTRWTMDLEALAAAITPRTKLLLLCSPHNPVGRVWSREELLALAGLACKHDLSICSDEIHADLVLDTDKYHLPLAMLDPEISRRTITLQAPSKTYNIPGLGCSYAVIPDPKLRQRLHRAIEGIVPHVNCLGYAAAEAAYRHGEPWRQALITYLRGNRDLLMQSIDALPGLSMSPVEATYLAWIDLRERGIEKTQQFFEQAGVGLSGGSGFDLPGFVRLNFGCPRSRLEEALHRMERALR
- a CDS encoding 1,4-dihydroxy-2-naphthoate polyprenyltransferase, with protein sequence MRITLSSWFLAIRPKTLPAAICPVLVGSALAWQAGSFRPLPATLCLLFALLIQIGTNFANDYYDFIKGADTEERQGPKRMTASGMIPLANMRRVTAAIFTFAFLVGLALIPYGGWLLLIVGVLSILMGYGYTSGPFPLAYLGLGEIFVMIFFGWIAVSCTFLVQAGPCTASVLFAGTAVGALSTNLLVINNHRDIETDIKADKRTLAVRFGRNFSAFEYRMWFALAHLCCLGMAVNLNSFWLLLPFVAAPLGFKLCIMIGTPQTGPMYIQMLGQTSVVMVLFCLLLGGGLLLS
- the ettA gene encoding energy-dependent translational throttle protein EttA, with the protein product MASEANKIIYSMIKVSKKYNQKQILKDISLSYFYGAKIGVLGLNGSGKSTLLKILAGIDKEYEGKTILSEGFTIDYLPQEPMLDPEKTVREVVEEGAQATVDLINEFNQINEKFAEPMDDDAMQELIERQGTVQDKLDAMDAWNLDSRLEMAMDALRCPSADSKCGVLSGGEKRRVALCRILLKNPDILLLDEPTNHLDAESVAWLEQHLQQYAGTVIAVTHDRYFLDNVAGWILELDRGHGIPWKGNYSSWLEQKQKRLAQEEKKESDRQRTLSRELEWIRMSPKGRRSKSKARITAYENLLNQQADKAAGDMEIYIPPGPRLGKLVIEAKGLSKAFEGKLLVDKLDFSLPPGGIVGIVGPNGAGKTTLFKMVTGQEEPDAGTIRVGETVKLAYVDQSRDALDPQKTIFEVISEGQENIWLGTREVNARAYVAKFNFTGSDQQQKVGEISGGQRNRVHLAKMLKEGGNVLLLDEPTNDLDVNTMRALEEALENFAGCAVVISHDRWFLDRIATHIMAFEGNSEVVWFEGNYSDYEQDYKKRKGADAEQPHRIRYRQLTRD